From a single Lewinella sp. LCG006 genomic region:
- a CDS encoding response regulator, giving the protein MIHLGIIEDEGLMLQSIRETFSGNPDIEITLEAQTLEDALEDLTPEVQLTTLLLDINLPGMSGLRGIRYLKERRPDMDIIMLTNKDSSDDIFKALCAGAVSYISKKKASPPILREAVTMVSRGESYMSPGIARKVIEHFAPPDRSTANPVLTPRQHQIVELLTDGLSYKMIADKLIISVETVRDHIKKIYRTLQVNSKAEVIRKKLDGEI; this is encoded by the coding sequence ATGATTCACCTTGGCATCATCGAAGACGAAGGATTAATGTTGCAAAGCATCCGCGAAACCTTTTCCGGCAATCCCGACATCGAAATAACCCTCGAGGCACAAACCCTGGAGGACGCTCTTGAAGACTTAACACCCGAAGTACAACTTACCACTTTACTGCTAGATATCAACCTCCCAGGTATGAGTGGCCTTAGAGGTATTCGCTACCTCAAAGAGCGTCGGCCTGATATGGATATCATCATGTTGACCAATAAGGACAGTTCTGACGATATTTTCAAAGCCCTTTGTGCTGGTGCTGTTTCTTATATTTCGAAAAAGAAAGCAAGCCCACCCATTCTACGAGAAGCAGTGACGATGGTTTCCCGAGGGGAGTCTTACATGTCTCCAGGTATTGCACGTAAGGTGATCGAGCATTTTGCACCGCCAGATCGATCAACTGCGAACCCCGTCCTCACTCCGCGTCAACACCAAATTGTAGAGCTGCTTACGGATGGGCTGAGCTACAAAATGATCGCCGACAAGCTGATCATCTCCGTAGAAACGGTAAGAGACCACATCAAAAAAATATACCGTACCCTTCAGGTCAATAGTAAGGCTGAAGTGATTCGCAAGAAACTTGATGGTGAGATTTAA